One window from the genome of Macaca fascicularis isolate 582-1 chromosome 7, T2T-MFA8v1.1 encodes:
- the ZNF219 gene encoding zinc finger protein 219 isoform X7: MELYLHPLLYADLSPQGSRPRAPSGHLAPSPPAFDGELDLQRYSNGPAVSAGSPGMGAVSWSESRAGERRFPCPVCGKRFRFNSILALHLRAHPGAQAFQCPHCGHRAAQRALLRSHLRTHQPERPRSPAARLLLELEERALLREARLGRARSSGGMQATAATEGLARPQAPSSSAFRCPYCKGKFRTSAERERHLHILHRPWKCGLCSFGSSQEEELLHHSLTAHGAPERPLAATTAAPQPQPQPQPQPQPQPQPPPQPETRSVPEPEPEPEREATPTPAPVAPEEPPAPPEFRCQVCGQSFTQSWFLKGHMRKHKASFDHACPVCGRCFKEPWFLKNHMKVHASKLGPLRAPGPGSGPARAPQPPDLGLLAYEPLGPALLLAPAPTPAERREPPSLLGYLSLRAGESRPNGEGAEPGPGRSFGGFRPLSSALPARARRHRAEEPEEEEEVVEAEEETWARGRSLGPLASLHPRPGEGPGHSAPSAGAPARSTTTQEENGLLVGGTRPEGGRGATGKDCPFCGKSFRSAHHLKVHLRVHTGERPYKCPHCDYAGTQSGSLKYHLQRHHREQRSGAGPGPPPEPPPPSQRGSAPQSGAKPSPQPATWVEGASSPRPPSSGAGPGSRRKPASPGRTLRNGRGGEAEPLDLSLRAGPGGEAGPGGALHRCLFCPFATGAPELMALHLQVHHSRRARGRRPPQADASSPFARVPSGETPPSPSQEGEEGSGLSRPGEAGLGGQER; the protein is encoded by the exons ATGGAG CTCTACCTTCACCCTTTGCTCTACGCAGATCTTTCTCCACAGGGCTCACGTCCCCGCGCCCCGAGCGGCCACTTAGCGCCGTCGCCGCCGGCTTTCGACGGCGAGCTGGATTTGCAGCGATACTCCAACGGGCCAGCCGTGAGCGCAGGGTCGCCCGGGATGGGAGCGGTGAGCTGGTCTGAGAGTCGTGCAGGCGAACGGCGCTTCCCCTGCCCTGTATGCGGGAAGCGCTTCCGCTTCAACTCTATCCTGGCTTTGCACCTGCGGGCGCACCCAGGCGCCCAGGCCTTCCAGTGCCCACACTGCGGCCACCGCGCGGCGCAGCGGGCTCTGCTGCGCTCGCACCTGCGCACACACCAGCCCGAGCGCCCACGTAGTCCTGCTGCACGCCTGTTGCTGGAGTTGGAAGAGCGCGCGCTACTACGCGAGGCTCGACTGGGGAGAGCCCGAAGCTCAGGGGGCATGCAGGCCACCGCTGCCACTGAGGGCTTGGCGCGGCCCCAGGCTCCTTCATCGTCCGCCTTCCGTTGCCCCTACTGCAAAGGCAAGTTTCGCACCTCGGCGGAGCGCGAACGccacctgcacatcctgcacaggcCCTGGAAGTGCGGCCTGTGCAGTTTCGGCTCCAgccaggaggaggagctgctgCACCACAGCCTGACGGCCCACGGGGCTCCCGAGCGCCCCCTGGCGGCCACCACCGCTgcgcctcagcctcagcctcagcctcagcctcagcctcagcctcagcctcagcctccacccCAGCCCGAAACTAGATCAGTCCCGGAGCCGGAGCCCGAGCCCGAACGTGAGGCAACCCCGACCCCAGCTCCTGTCGCTCCCGAGGAGCCCCCAGCACCTCCAGAGTTCCGCTGCCAAGTGTGCGGCCAGAGCTTTACACAGTCTTGGTTTCTCAAGGGCCACATGCGTAAGCACAAGGCCTCCTTCGATCATGCGTGTCCGGTGTGCGGCCGCTGCttcaaggagccctggttccttaAGAACCACATGAAGGTGCACGCCAGCAAGCTGGGCCCACTGCGTGCCCCGGGGCCTGGCTCCGGGCCTGCCCGGGCCCCGCAGCCTCCTGACCTCGGCCTGCTGGCCTATGAGCCGTTGGGCCCAGCGCTCCTCTTGGCCCCGGCGCCCACCCCGGCCGAGCGCCGTGAGCCCCCGAGCCTCTTGGGCTACCTGAGCCTGCGGGCTGGCGAGAGCCGGCCCAACGGCGAGGGTGCTGAGCCCGGGCCCGGCCGCAGCTTCGGAGGCTTCCGCCCGCTGTCCTCTGCTCTCCCGGCCCGGGCTCGCCGGCACCGTGCGGAGGAGccggaggaagaagaggaggtggTGGAGGCCGAGGAGGAGACCTGGGCCCGGGGCAGGTCGCTGGGCCCTCTGGCTTCCCTGCATCCGCGCCCGGGTGAGGGACCGGGGCACTCTGCCCCTTCTGCTGGGGCCCCGGCAAGATCGACCACCACGCAGG AAGAGAATGGGCTGTTGGTTGGAGGAACCAGGCCTGAAGGGGGCCGGGGCGCCACCGGCAAGGATTGTCCCTTCTGCGGAAAATCTTTCCGCTCAGCACATCACCTCAAAGTGCATCTGCGAGTGCACACAG GCGAGCGGCCCTACAAGTGTCCGCACTGTGACTACGCGGGCACCCAGTCCGGCTCGCTCAAGTATCACCTACAGCGCCACCACCGGGAGCAGAGGAGCGGGGCCGGCCCCGGGCCACCCCCGGAACCACCGCCTCCTTCCCAGCGGGGTTCAGCCCCGCAATCTGGAGCCAAGCCGTCTCCACAGCCTGCGACCTGGGTGGAGGGTGCCTCAAGCCCCCGGCCTCCTTCTAGCGGTGCTGGGCCGGGGTCCCGTCGGAAGCCCGCCAGCCCTGGGAGGACCCTGCGCAACGGGCGAGGTGGTGAGGCCGAACCCCTGGACCTGTCCTTGCGGGCAGGGCCGGGAGGCGAGGCCGGGCCGGGGGGTGCCCTCCACCGCTGCCTCTTCTGCCCTTTCGCCACTGGAGCCCCAGAGCTCATGGCCTTGCACCTTCAAGTGCACCACAGCCGCCGGGCTAGGGGCCGCCGGCCACCCCAGGCTGACGCGTCCTCGCCCTTTGCCCGAGTACCATCAGGAGAGACCCCTCCCAGTCCTTcgcaggaaggggaggagggctCCGGGCTGTCCAGACCCGGAGAGGCAGGGCTAGGGGGGCAAGAACGGTAG
- the ZNF219 gene encoding zinc finger protein 219 isoform X9: MGAVSWSESRAGERRFPCPVCGKRFRFNSILALHLRAHPGAQAFQCPHCGHRAAQRALLRSHLRTHQPERPRSPAARLLLELEERALLREARLGRARSSGGMQATAATEGLARPQAPSSSAFRCPYCKGKFRTSAERERHLHILHRPWKCGLCSFGSSQEEELLHHSLTAHGAPERPLAATTAAPQPQPQPQPQPQPQPQPPPQPETRSVPEPEPEPEREATPTPAPVAPEEPPAPPEFRCQVCGQSFTQSWFLKGHMRKHKASFDHACPVCGRCFKEPWFLKNHMKVHASKLGPLRAPGPGSGPARAPQPPDLGLLAYEPLGPALLLAPAPTPAERREPPSLLGYLSLRAGESRPNGEGAEPGPGRSFGGFRPLSSALPARARRHRAEEPEEEEEVVEAEEETWARGRSLGPLASLHPRPGEGPGHSAPSAGAPARSTTTQEENGLLVGGTRPEGGRGATGKDCPFCGKSFRSAHHLKVHLRVHTGERPYKCPHCDYAGTQSGSLKYHLQRHHREQRSGAGPGPPPEPPPPSQRGSAPQSGAKPSPQPATWVEGASSPRPPSSGAGPGSRRKPASPGRTLRNGRGGEAEPLDLSLRAGPGGEAGPGGALHRCLFCPFATGAPELMALHLQVHHSRRARGRRPPQADASSPFARVPSGETPPSPSQEGEEGSGLSRPGEAGLGGQER, from the exons ATGGGAGCGGTGAGCTGGTCTGAGAGTCGTGCAGGCGAACGGCGCTTCCCCTGCCCTGTATGCGGGAAGCGCTTCCGCTTCAACTCTATCCTGGCTTTGCACCTGCGGGCGCACCCAGGCGCCCAGGCCTTCCAGTGCCCACACTGCGGCCACCGCGCGGCGCAGCGGGCTCTGCTGCGCTCGCACCTGCGCACACACCAGCCCGAGCGCCCACGTAGTCCTGCTGCACGCCTGTTGCTGGAGTTGGAAGAGCGCGCGCTACTACGCGAGGCTCGACTGGGGAGAGCCCGAAGCTCAGGGGGCATGCAGGCCACCGCTGCCACTGAGGGCTTGGCGCGGCCCCAGGCTCCTTCATCGTCCGCCTTCCGTTGCCCCTACTGCAAAGGCAAGTTTCGCACCTCGGCGGAGCGCGAACGccacctgcacatcctgcacaggcCCTGGAAGTGCGGCCTGTGCAGTTTCGGCTCCAgccaggaggaggagctgctgCACCACAGCCTGACGGCCCACGGGGCTCCCGAGCGCCCCCTGGCGGCCACCACCGCTgcgcctcagcctcagcctcagcctcagcctcagcctcagcctcagcctcagcctccacccCAGCCCGAAACTAGATCAGTCCCGGAGCCGGAGCCCGAGCCCGAACGTGAGGCAACCCCGACCCCAGCTCCTGTCGCTCCCGAGGAGCCCCCAGCACCTCCAGAGTTCCGCTGCCAAGTGTGCGGCCAGAGCTTTACACAGTCTTGGTTTCTCAAGGGCCACATGCGTAAGCACAAGGCCTCCTTCGATCATGCGTGTCCGGTGTGCGGCCGCTGCttcaaggagccctggttccttaAGAACCACATGAAGGTGCACGCCAGCAAGCTGGGCCCACTGCGTGCCCCGGGGCCTGGCTCCGGGCCTGCCCGGGCCCCGCAGCCTCCTGACCTCGGCCTGCTGGCCTATGAGCCGTTGGGCCCAGCGCTCCTCTTGGCCCCGGCGCCCACCCCGGCCGAGCGCCGTGAGCCCCCGAGCCTCTTGGGCTACCTGAGCCTGCGGGCTGGCGAGAGCCGGCCCAACGGCGAGGGTGCTGAGCCCGGGCCCGGCCGCAGCTTCGGAGGCTTCCGCCCGCTGTCCTCTGCTCTCCCGGCCCGGGCTCGCCGGCACCGTGCGGAGGAGccggaggaagaagaggaggtggTGGAGGCCGAGGAGGAGACCTGGGCCCGGGGCAGGTCGCTGGGCCCTCTGGCTTCCCTGCATCCGCGCCCGGGTGAGGGACCGGGGCACTCTGCCCCTTCTGCTGGGGCCCCGGCAAGATCGACCACCACGCAGG AAGAGAATGGGCTGTTGGTTGGAGGAACCAGGCCTGAAGGGGGCCGGGGCGCCACCGGCAAGGATTGTCCCTTCTGCGGAAAATCTTTCCGCTCAGCACATCACCTCAAAGTGCATCTGCGAGTGCACACAG GCGAGCGGCCCTACAAGTGTCCGCACTGTGACTACGCGGGCACCCAGTCCGGCTCGCTCAAGTATCACCTACAGCGCCACCACCGGGAGCAGAGGAGCGGGGCCGGCCCCGGGCCACCCCCGGAACCACCGCCTCCTTCCCAGCGGGGTTCAGCCCCGCAATCTGGAGCCAAGCCGTCTCCACAGCCTGCGACCTGGGTGGAGGGTGCCTCAAGCCCCCGGCCTCCTTCTAGCGGTGCTGGGCCGGGGTCCCGTCGGAAGCCCGCCAGCCCTGGGAGGACCCTGCGCAACGGGCGAGGTGGTGAGGCCGAACCCCTGGACCTGTCCTTGCGGGCAGGGCCGGGAGGCGAGGCCGGGCCGGGGGGTGCCCTCCACCGCTGCCTCTTCTGCCCTTTCGCCACTGGAGCCCCAGAGCTCATGGCCTTGCACCTTCAAGTGCACCACAGCCGCCGGGCTAGGGGCCGCCGGCCACCCCAGGCTGACGCGTCCTCGCCCTTTGCCCGAGTACCATCAGGAGAGACCCCTCCCAGTCCTTcgcaggaaggggaggagggctCCGGGCTGTCCAGACCCGGAGAGGCAGGGCTAGGGGGGCAAGAACGGTAG
- the ZNF219 gene encoding zinc finger protein 219 isoform X8, with protein sequence MEGSRPRAPSGHLAPSPPAFDGELDLQRYSNGPAVSAGSPGMGAVSWSESRAGERRFPCPVCGKRFRFNSILALHLRAHPGAQAFQCPHCGHRAAQRALLRSHLRTHQPERPRSPAARLLLELEERALLREARLGRARSSGGMQATAATEGLARPQAPSSSAFRCPYCKGKFRTSAERERHLHILHRPWKCGLCSFGSSQEEELLHHSLTAHGAPERPLAATTAAPQPQPQPQPQPQPQPQPPPQPETRSVPEPEPEPEREATPTPAPVAPEEPPAPPEFRCQVCGQSFTQSWFLKGHMRKHKASFDHACPVCGRCFKEPWFLKNHMKVHASKLGPLRAPGPGSGPARAPQPPDLGLLAYEPLGPALLLAPAPTPAERREPPSLLGYLSLRAGESRPNGEGAEPGPGRSFGGFRPLSSALPARARRHRAEEPEEEEEVVEAEEETWARGRSLGPLASLHPRPGEGPGHSAPSAGAPARSTTTQEENGLLVGGTRPEGGRGATGKDCPFCGKSFRSAHHLKVHLRVHTGERPYKCPHCDYAGTQSGSLKYHLQRHHREQRSGAGPGPPPEPPPPSQRGSAPQSGAKPSPQPATWVEGASSPRPPSSGAGPGSRRKPASPGRTLRNGRGGEAEPLDLSLRAGPGGEAGPGGALHRCLFCPFATGAPELMALHLQVHHSRRARGRRPPQADASSPFARVPSGETPPSPSQEGEEGSGLSRPGEAGLGGQER encoded by the exons ATGGAG GGCTCACGTCCCCGCGCCCCGAGCGGCCACTTAGCGCCGTCGCCGCCGGCTTTCGACGGCGAGCTGGATTTGCAGCGATACTCCAACGGGCCAGCCGTGAGCGCAGGGTCGCCCGGGATGGGAGCGGTGAGCTGGTCTGAGAGTCGTGCAGGCGAACGGCGCTTCCCCTGCCCTGTATGCGGGAAGCGCTTCCGCTTCAACTCTATCCTGGCTTTGCACCTGCGGGCGCACCCAGGCGCCCAGGCCTTCCAGTGCCCACACTGCGGCCACCGCGCGGCGCAGCGGGCTCTGCTGCGCTCGCACCTGCGCACACACCAGCCCGAGCGCCCACGTAGTCCTGCTGCACGCCTGTTGCTGGAGTTGGAAGAGCGCGCGCTACTACGCGAGGCTCGACTGGGGAGAGCCCGAAGCTCAGGGGGCATGCAGGCCACCGCTGCCACTGAGGGCTTGGCGCGGCCCCAGGCTCCTTCATCGTCCGCCTTCCGTTGCCCCTACTGCAAAGGCAAGTTTCGCACCTCGGCGGAGCGCGAACGccacctgcacatcctgcacaggcCCTGGAAGTGCGGCCTGTGCAGTTTCGGCTCCAgccaggaggaggagctgctgCACCACAGCCTGACGGCCCACGGGGCTCCCGAGCGCCCCCTGGCGGCCACCACCGCTgcgcctcagcctcagcctcagcctcagcctcagcctcagcctcagcctcagcctccacccCAGCCCGAAACTAGATCAGTCCCGGAGCCGGAGCCCGAGCCCGAACGTGAGGCAACCCCGACCCCAGCTCCTGTCGCTCCCGAGGAGCCCCCAGCACCTCCAGAGTTCCGCTGCCAAGTGTGCGGCCAGAGCTTTACACAGTCTTGGTTTCTCAAGGGCCACATGCGTAAGCACAAGGCCTCCTTCGATCATGCGTGTCCGGTGTGCGGCCGCTGCttcaaggagccctggttccttaAGAACCACATGAAGGTGCACGCCAGCAAGCTGGGCCCACTGCGTGCCCCGGGGCCTGGCTCCGGGCCTGCCCGGGCCCCGCAGCCTCCTGACCTCGGCCTGCTGGCCTATGAGCCGTTGGGCCCAGCGCTCCTCTTGGCCCCGGCGCCCACCCCGGCCGAGCGCCGTGAGCCCCCGAGCCTCTTGGGCTACCTGAGCCTGCGGGCTGGCGAGAGCCGGCCCAACGGCGAGGGTGCTGAGCCCGGGCCCGGCCGCAGCTTCGGAGGCTTCCGCCCGCTGTCCTCTGCTCTCCCGGCCCGGGCTCGCCGGCACCGTGCGGAGGAGccggaggaagaagaggaggtggTGGAGGCCGAGGAGGAGACCTGGGCCCGGGGCAGGTCGCTGGGCCCTCTGGCTTCCCTGCATCCGCGCCCGGGTGAGGGACCGGGGCACTCTGCCCCTTCTGCTGGGGCCCCGGCAAGATCGACCACCACGCAGG AAGAGAATGGGCTGTTGGTTGGAGGAACCAGGCCTGAAGGGGGCCGGGGCGCCACCGGCAAGGATTGTCCCTTCTGCGGAAAATCTTTCCGCTCAGCACATCACCTCAAAGTGCATCTGCGAGTGCACACAG GCGAGCGGCCCTACAAGTGTCCGCACTGTGACTACGCGGGCACCCAGTCCGGCTCGCTCAAGTATCACCTACAGCGCCACCACCGGGAGCAGAGGAGCGGGGCCGGCCCCGGGCCACCCCCGGAACCACCGCCTCCTTCCCAGCGGGGTTCAGCCCCGCAATCTGGAGCCAAGCCGTCTCCACAGCCTGCGACCTGGGTGGAGGGTGCCTCAAGCCCCCGGCCTCCTTCTAGCGGTGCTGGGCCGGGGTCCCGTCGGAAGCCCGCCAGCCCTGGGAGGACCCTGCGCAACGGGCGAGGTGGTGAGGCCGAACCCCTGGACCTGTCCTTGCGGGCAGGGCCGGGAGGCGAGGCCGGGCCGGGGGGTGCCCTCCACCGCTGCCTCTTCTGCCCTTTCGCCACTGGAGCCCCAGAGCTCATGGCCTTGCACCTTCAAGTGCACCACAGCCGCCGGGCTAGGGGCCGCCGGCCACCCCAGGCTGACGCGTCCTCGCCCTTTGCCCGAGTACCATCAGGAGAGACCCCTCCCAGTCCTTcgcaggaaggggaggagggctCCGGGCTGTCCAGACCCGGAGAGGCAGGGCTAGGGGGGCAAGAACGGTAG
- the ZNF219 gene encoding zinc finger protein 219 isoform X6, translated as MLGQKERQSQLLPCSTAPVAFISSFSSSSLHSPEPKNVKGVHGDLSPQGSRPRAPSGHLAPSPPAFDGELDLQRYSNGPAVSAGSPGMGAVSWSESRAGERRFPCPVCGKRFRFNSILALHLRAHPGAQAFQCPHCGHRAAQRALLRSHLRTHQPERPRSPAARLLLELEERALLREARLGRARSSGGMQATAATEGLARPQAPSSSAFRCPYCKGKFRTSAERERHLHILHRPWKCGLCSFGSSQEEELLHHSLTAHGAPERPLAATTAAPQPQPQPQPQPQPQPQPPPQPETRSVPEPEPEPEREATPTPAPVAPEEPPAPPEFRCQVCGQSFTQSWFLKGHMRKHKASFDHACPVCGRCFKEPWFLKNHMKVHASKLGPLRAPGPGSGPARAPQPPDLGLLAYEPLGPALLLAPAPTPAERREPPSLLGYLSLRAGESRPNGEGAEPGPGRSFGGFRPLSSALPARARRHRAEEPEEEEEVVEAEEETWARGRSLGPLASLHPRPGEGPGHSAPSAGAPARSTTTQEENGLLVGGTRPEGGRGATGKDCPFCGKSFRSAHHLKVHLRVHTGERPYKCPHCDYAGTQSGSLKYHLQRHHREQRSGAGPGPPPEPPPPSQRGSAPQSGAKPSPQPATWVEGASSPRPPSSGAGPGSRRKPASPGRTLRNGRGGEAEPLDLSLRAGPGGEAGPGGALHRCLFCPFATGAPELMALHLQVHHSRRARGRRPPQADASSPFARVPSGETPPSPSQEGEEGSGLSRPGEAGLGGQER; from the exons CTCCACAGCACCTGTTGCCTTCATTAGcagcttttcctcctcttccctgcaCTCCCCAGAACCAAAGAATGTGAAGGGGGTCCATGGAG ATCTTTCTCCACAGGGCTCACGTCCCCGCGCCCCGAGCGGCCACTTAGCGCCGTCGCCGCCGGCTTTCGACGGCGAGCTGGATTTGCAGCGATACTCCAACGGGCCAGCCGTGAGCGCAGGGTCGCCCGGGATGGGAGCGGTGAGCTGGTCTGAGAGTCGTGCAGGCGAACGGCGCTTCCCCTGCCCTGTATGCGGGAAGCGCTTCCGCTTCAACTCTATCCTGGCTTTGCACCTGCGGGCGCACCCAGGCGCCCAGGCCTTCCAGTGCCCACACTGCGGCCACCGCGCGGCGCAGCGGGCTCTGCTGCGCTCGCACCTGCGCACACACCAGCCCGAGCGCCCACGTAGTCCTGCTGCACGCCTGTTGCTGGAGTTGGAAGAGCGCGCGCTACTACGCGAGGCTCGACTGGGGAGAGCCCGAAGCTCAGGGGGCATGCAGGCCACCGCTGCCACTGAGGGCTTGGCGCGGCCCCAGGCTCCTTCATCGTCCGCCTTCCGTTGCCCCTACTGCAAAGGCAAGTTTCGCACCTCGGCGGAGCGCGAACGccacctgcacatcctgcacaggcCCTGGAAGTGCGGCCTGTGCAGTTTCGGCTCCAgccaggaggaggagctgctgCACCACAGCCTGACGGCCCACGGGGCTCCCGAGCGCCCCCTGGCGGCCACCACCGCTgcgcctcagcctcagcctcagcctcagcctcagcctcagcctcagcctcagcctccacccCAGCCCGAAACTAGATCAGTCCCGGAGCCGGAGCCCGAGCCCGAACGTGAGGCAACCCCGACCCCAGCTCCTGTCGCTCCCGAGGAGCCCCCAGCACCTCCAGAGTTCCGCTGCCAAGTGTGCGGCCAGAGCTTTACACAGTCTTGGTTTCTCAAGGGCCACATGCGTAAGCACAAGGCCTCCTTCGATCATGCGTGTCCGGTGTGCGGCCGCTGCttcaaggagccctggttccttaAGAACCACATGAAGGTGCACGCCAGCAAGCTGGGCCCACTGCGTGCCCCGGGGCCTGGCTCCGGGCCTGCCCGGGCCCCGCAGCCTCCTGACCTCGGCCTGCTGGCCTATGAGCCGTTGGGCCCAGCGCTCCTCTTGGCCCCGGCGCCCACCCCGGCCGAGCGCCGTGAGCCCCCGAGCCTCTTGGGCTACCTGAGCCTGCGGGCTGGCGAGAGCCGGCCCAACGGCGAGGGTGCTGAGCCCGGGCCCGGCCGCAGCTTCGGAGGCTTCCGCCCGCTGTCCTCTGCTCTCCCGGCCCGGGCTCGCCGGCACCGTGCGGAGGAGccggaggaagaagaggaggtggTGGAGGCCGAGGAGGAGACCTGGGCCCGGGGCAGGTCGCTGGGCCCTCTGGCTTCCCTGCATCCGCGCCCGGGTGAGGGACCGGGGCACTCTGCCCCTTCTGCTGGGGCCCCGGCAAGATCGACCACCACGCAGG AAGAGAATGGGCTGTTGGTTGGAGGAACCAGGCCTGAAGGGGGCCGGGGCGCCACCGGCAAGGATTGTCCCTTCTGCGGAAAATCTTTCCGCTCAGCACATCACCTCAAAGTGCATCTGCGAGTGCACACAG GCGAGCGGCCCTACAAGTGTCCGCACTGTGACTACGCGGGCACCCAGTCCGGCTCGCTCAAGTATCACCTACAGCGCCACCACCGGGAGCAGAGGAGCGGGGCCGGCCCCGGGCCACCCCCGGAACCACCGCCTCCTTCCCAGCGGGGTTCAGCCCCGCAATCTGGAGCCAAGCCGTCTCCACAGCCTGCGACCTGGGTGGAGGGTGCCTCAAGCCCCCGGCCTCCTTCTAGCGGTGCTGGGCCGGGGTCCCGTCGGAAGCCCGCCAGCCCTGGGAGGACCCTGCGCAACGGGCGAGGTGGTGAGGCCGAACCCCTGGACCTGTCCTTGCGGGCAGGGCCGGGAGGCGAGGCCGGGCCGGGGGGTGCCCTCCACCGCTGCCTCTTCTGCCCTTTCGCCACTGGAGCCCCAGAGCTCATGGCCTTGCACCTTCAAGTGCACCACAGCCGCCGGGCTAGGGGCCGCCGGCCACCCCAGGCTGACGCGTCCTCGCCCTTTGCCCGAGTACCATCAGGAGAGACCCCTCCCAGTCCTTcgcaggaaggggaggagggctCCGGGCTGTCCAGACCCGGAGAGGCAGGGCTAGGGGGGCAAGAACGGTAG